The genomic DNA cagatgtcggagggcccctgagagtggagagtccggtctctggtgatagagaccggccagtcgctgaggcgccttgtgctagttagatccgaggcgcctctttgtaaaaagcggccgatggcatccgcaggggtttagtgggtagtctgggccgattagctgcccaggagtcccacactcagtgcgtaaatgcattcccctgcgaaaacaaaaaaaaaaaaaaaaaaaaaaaaaaggttaggttaggttaggttaggttaggttaggttaggttaggttaggttaggttaggttaggttaggttaggttaggttaggttaggttaggttggggaaCCACCCCACAGTGCTTGCGTCCACGTCGCGTTCCCCGGGCAACGTCGCGTCCTAACCACCGTAACGGAGTGGTTAGGCCGACGGCTAAAGTGCACTGTGCAGAAGGAGCAATTTGCGAACTGTGAAGAATGTCGTCTAATGACCAAATAATGAGGGACGCCCGCGGGCGTTTCCTgaaaaaaggcccttctcagggccacccaaaaggcccttctcagggccacccaaaaggcccttctcagggccacccaaaaggcccttatcagggccacccaaaaggcccttctcagggccaaacAAAGGGAAGGGGGGAAATGGAATGTTCAGGGTCTGAACATTCCGCTGGGGAGGAAACTGACGGGAGTGGCCTCGCTGTGGGCCAAGAGAGGATGGGGAGCCTGTTGGGAAGTGCGGGCTCCATCACCTCGTTGTCGGAGTCGGTGCTGGGCAACAAGCGCCTCTATTCTGAGGTGGCGACTGGTTCCGGCACCGACACTGAGGTCGGTGTGCCACGGGCACAGTCAGTGGCGAAGAGGGGCAAGGCTCGGGGTGCCTCGCACCTGACGAGGGCCCGGGCTGAAGCGAGGAGGAGTCAGGAGGAGGATGCCGAGGCTTCCTTCTCGGCCTCTCTAGGGGCTCGGGCCTTCCGGAGGGGAGGACCCCTGAATGGTGGGGACGATGATGTGGTGGTGGCCCCCATTGATGCGCGGGACTTTGGGGCCATGGGTGCTGATGGACTCATGGCCACTGCGGTGGAGAGGCTGGGTATTATAACCAGCCTCGTCGGGAAGACTGCCGCCCTCAAGGGGGGCTTCAGCTCCAAAATTATGCGGGCCTCCTCGGATATCAGGGATATCGTGGACACCCTGGTGGCGCGCAGCGAGTCGGACGAAGTTCGACGCCTTAAGGCCGATAATGGTCGCCTCCAAAGGGAGGTGGCCATTATGAAGGCTGAGGTCGCTGCGCTCCGCCGGGGGTTCGAGGAGGCTCGCCGTGAGGCTGCTCAGGCTGCGCGGACGGTGCAGCGGCAGGCTGCTCCAGTGGAGGATGAGCTGGAGCAGAGGATGGCCAGATTGATTGATGGCCGTCTGGCAGCGCTAGGACTGGCTGGGTGTCCTCGGAGTGCCACTCGTCCACCTCTGGCGGGTGACAACTCCGAGGTGGCGAGGGCTGCAAGGACGGCCATTGAGGAGGCCTCCGGTCTGGGTCCGGCACCGCGGCCTGAGCAGCCGGTGGAGTTGGAGGTTCGGGCCCCTGCACGCCCGGCCTCTGAGAGGCGGGGTTGTAAGGGGGTAGGTGCTGGGGGAGTGACAGAGTGGGGGCCCTTCGGGCCGTCGCCTCAACAGCTGTGGTCGACGAATGCCCGGAGCTCCCCTGGGTCGAAGTCCGGGGGAGGAGGGGGAAGGGGAAGGGCGTGGGAAAGAAGTCCCAGCCCAAACCTGCGGAGCGACCGGCGGCGGCCCCAACAAAGGCCACTGCAACGGCGCCCAAGGCACCCCCCAGGGCGGCGCCAGCGAGGGCGGCCAAGCTGTCGGCCCCTAGCTCCTCGGCTGTAATTCTCAAGTTACAGCCGGAGGCAGCGCAAAAAGGGGCCACATACAGCTCCGCCCTCCTCAAGGCCGAGCAGGCGGTGAGCCTGGAGGGGCTAGGAATCGGCTCGCTTCGGATTCGCCCGAGTGCGACCGGAGCGAGGCTAATCGAGGTCTCTGGCCCCTCCAACTCAGACAAGGCAGATGCGCTTGCATCGGCCTTGAAGGCGGCCCTTTCCGGCGTCGCGGACGTTTCCAGGCCCGTCAAAACCGCGGACTTCCGCGTGACGGGCCTGAATGATGCGGCAACGGCGCAGCGGATAAAGGCTGCGGTCGCGCAAGCCGGGAGCTGCACGGAGGACCAGGTCTGGGTGGGTGAAATCCGCTCAGACTGGCGGGGCTCTGGCTCTGCCCTGATGCGCTGCCCGGTCACGACGGCTAAAAAGCTGATCGAGGCGGGCAGCCTCACGGTAGGCTGGAGTCGAGTGCAGCTCcggcacctggaggcgcgccccatgcACTGCTACAAGTGCATGGGGAAGGGGCACACCGCATCGCTGTGCCCCTCGCAGACGGACCGCAGCCGGCTCTGCTATAGGTGCGGGGAGGCAGGGCATTTGTCCGCCTCCTGCACAGCGGAGCCCCGCTGCGCGGTATGCCGCGACGCCGGCAAGCCGGCGGGCCACGTGATGGGGGGTAGGGCCTGCAACCCACCCCCGATCCGAGGGAAAGGGCCGTCCCCTCCTCCGCGCGAGGGAAGGCAAGGGGAGGCGCCAGTCGGCCAAATGGAGGAGTGATGGGGGTCACCTTCCTCCAGGCCAACCTCAACCACTCCGCTAGGGCGCAGGATCTCCTCCTGCAATCCATGGCGGAGTGGGATTTGGATGTCGCGGTGGTCGCGGAGCCGTACGCGGTTCCCTCCCTGCCCCACTGGGCGGGGGATCTGGATGGCCTCGTGGCCATCGTGGCTAGGCCTGGTGCCGCCCCTCCCCTCGCGATTAAGAAGAGAGGGAACGGCTTTGTGgtggcggttcggggagagtacgccataattggtgtttacttctccccgaaccgggatTTGCCGGCCCTGGAGCGGTTCTTGGATGCTCTGGGGCCGGAAATAAGGCGGTTAGCGCCCCTAAAGGTCTTCGTGGCCGGtgacttcaacgccaaatcaacggcgtgggggaacccggccacggagcccaaggggcgaaaggtggaagagtgggcgctggccgcgggtctgtctctcctaaacagggggacagcccacacgtgcgtgcgacggacgggcggatcggtggtggacctgacgttcgccaccccctccgccgcgcgctccgtgtcggactggagggtggaagggggggtggagacactctcggaccacttgtatattcggttcgaggtgtcggccgccccccaatgtcaggcggcatcatcgtcccgggtgcgcagccggttcccgcgctgggcccttacgcggcttgaccgggagctggcggaagaggcggccatcgtcggccgctggagcctcccgcctctagacggaatgggggtggacgacgcggctgaccgtctcggcgacgctttcacagcggtgtgccgggcggccatgccaagcgtaggtcgagccccccctaggcgggcggtctattggtggtcggcggagattgccgcccttcgcgtcgcctgcaacgcggcccgaagggcctatagtcgaagcaggcggcgcagtccccgggacgaggagagggatggtcagctgtatgcggtgtatgtggaaaaccgtaaggagctgcagctggccatcggtcgggccaaggaggaagccttcgaggagctggtggagggtatcgaaagagacccatggggccggccgtataagtgggcgcgagacaaattgcgcccacaggcgactccgctaacggagacccttcagccagctctgctgggggagattgtcggggatctattccccggcaatccgcgagggttttctcctccgaggatggcccgacagccgcctgacgcggagggagaagaggtggaggcggatccgcctcccgtcaccgacgtcgaaatggaggtggtcctcgaccgcctccagacaaggaagagggcaccgggtccagacggggtgcacgggaaagtgcttgcgctgattctcgtgcacctcggggaggagtttcgggggctgctcaaccgctgtctgcgagaggggcagttcccgaaattatggaaggagggccggctctgccttattccgaaggggagccggcccttggactcggcttcggcggtgcgacctctggtcctgctgagcgaggctgggaaggccctagagagtgttgtggcctctcgcctcgttcggcatgtggaggaaggcccgggaccgcgtctctctgacgtgcagtacggattccgggccaagaggtccaccatcgacgccctcaggcgtctgcggtcggtgacggaggaggcggatcgagaaggcgaggtgaccctggcgacgtcgttagacatcgccaacgccttcaacagtatcccgcactgtgtaatacgggaggcgctccggtacttcggagtgccctcgtacctgcgggggctgttgggggcgtacctggaggagcgggtcgtcctgtacgaggacaggggaggtcaaatggtccggcggggcgtcgggtgcggtgtcccgcaggggtcgattctcggccctatcctgtgggacatcgcatacgattgggtcctgcggtgccggcttccccccgggacgggtgtcatctgctatgcggatgacactctcttcacgtcccggggtgcgaatttcggtgaggcggcgcggctggccgaaacgggcctcgcccttttggtcggccgcatagagaggctggggcttcgggtccgactggataagaccgaagtcctcctcttccgcggggcccggacgcgaggacctcccccaggggcgcgcctccaggtgggtcatgaggagttgagggtgagtgcccagatgaaatacctgggcctcatcctcgacgggagatggtcctttgtcccccacttccgagagctggggcaaaggatcatcaggacggctgcgtcgctgggccgactcctgcccaatctgggtgggcccagcgacgctgtacggaagctgtactccggcgtgtgccggagtatggcgatgtacggcgcccccgtttgggtggacgcccttgccgcggagaataagcgccttctccggcaggcgcagaaggtgatcgcggtaagggcgatacgggggtaccgtacagtggcgttctctgcggccacagccctcgcgggcgacccgccgtgggagttggtggcggaggtgctcgccgaggtttaccactttgtggcgaacaggagggaaatcggcgagcacccctcgcctgagatggtccggcgggtccgcttgcgagggcaagcggaactcatgcggaggtgggaggcagacctggcgcgggcaacgtacggtgtacgcacagtggaggccctgcgccaggtcctggagagatggatgttgaggcggcgcaagcctctcaccttccgcatgacgcaggtgctcaccgggcatggctgcttcggtgagtacttgcaccgcgtggcccagcgggagaccgagccg from Plodia interpunctella isolate USDA-ARS_2022_Savannah chromosome 21, ilPloInte3.2, whole genome shotgun sequence includes the following:
- the LOC128679510 gene encoding uncharacterized protein LOC128679510, with the translated sequence MECSGSEHSAGEETDGSGLAVGQERMGSLLGSAGSITSLSESVLGNKRLYSEVATGSGTDTEVGVPRAQSVAKRGKARGASHLTRARAEARRSQEEDAEASFSASLGARAFRRGGPLNGGDDDVVVAPIDARDFGAMGADGLMATAVERLGIITSLVGKTAALKGGFSSKIMRASSDIRDIVDTLVARSESDEVRRLKADNGRLQREVAIMKAEVAALRRGFEEARREAAQAARTVQRQAAPVEDELEQRMARLIDGRLAALGLAGCPRSATRPPLAGDNSEVARAARTAIEEASGLGPAPRPEQPVELEVRAPARPASERRGSVVDECPELPWVEVRGRRGKGKGVGKKSQPKPAERPAAAPTKATATAPKAPPRAAPARAAKLSAPSSSAVILKLQPEAAQKGATYSSALLKAEQAVSLEGLGIGSLRIRPSATGARLIEVSGPSNSDKADALASALKAALSGVADVSRPVKTADFRVTGLNDAATAQRIKAAVAQAGSCTEDQVWVGEIRSDWRGSGSALMRCPVTTAKKLIEAGSLTVGWSRVQLRHLEARPMHCYKCMGKGHTASLCPSQTDRSRLCYRCGEAGHLSASCTAEPRCAVCRDAGKPAGHVMGGRACNPPPIRGKGPSPPPREGRQGEAPVGQMEE
- the LOC128679511 gene encoding uncharacterized protein LOC128679511, producing the protein MGVTFLQANLNHSARAQDLLLQSMAEWDLDVAVVAEPYAVPSLPHWAGDLDGLVAIVARPGAAPPLAIKKRGNGFVVAVRGEYAIIGVYFSPNRDLPALERFLDALGPEIRRLAPLKVFVAGDFNAKSTAWGNPATEPKGRKILATSLC